In the genome of Deltaproteobacteria bacterium, one region contains:
- a CDS encoding tetratricopeptide repeat protein → MTILAETAVSGCRRNLFAFISLLILTLIIYSNTFDASWHFDDENNILNNTPLHLTELSVPNITQTFFADWNRTGGLYRPVAGLSFALNYYFGGMDVHGYHMVNMAVHFLSAFFVFLFTHHALNLTILNNKYGKNSYFIALLSAVLWAINPVQTQAVTYVVQRMTSMAGLFYMMAMYFYLKGRTSTPGFSRNTLYFLFIICGILAMGSKENAITLPFSILLFDLFLIQGISKPSVKRSFFLFLIMGAACLFLGILLKGPAILDLQDLISRYQNRGFTLGERLLTEPRVILFYISLLFHPMPNRLCLEHDIIVSTGLLTPPSTLIAILVILAIIAAALSQAKKRPLISFCIIFFFLNHLIEGSILPLELIFEHRNYLPSMLFFVPISILLSGGIAFFSRKRGLRTILVIFVILVLVGWGHSTYARNVVWKNDGILSFDCVEKYPDLARPHHNLGRFYLKNEQYEAAIMEFQISLSKKDINNLAGKNWTYYNLGSVYQTLGNDDKALFYYEQAQKYQPSFAPTHIRKGQVFLKRGLYDEAAEEFHKALKSRKHLPSALTNLGHLFLQTGQTAKAVNHLKLALQSAPQDPVIMRRLGLAYMLDNQPAKAFILFKTSLEITPDDPFTLLELAALYGDRGMETKKQEVMNRFFAVFAESPLNLKRFIDGMRFRSDPQRADHSHQQHLLRFLAGACQERSREYAAMAEDCLRLP, encoded by the coding sequence ATGACTATCCTCGCCGAAACCGCCGTGTCAGGATGCAGAAGAAACCTCTTTGCGTTCATTTCACTCCTCATCCTGACGCTGATCATCTACTCCAACACCTTTGATGCCTCATGGCACTTTGACGACGAAAATAACATCCTCAACAACACACCCCTCCACCTGACCGAATTAAGTGTTCCAAACATCACACAGACATTTTTCGCGGACTGGAACAGGACCGGTGGGCTTTACAGGCCGGTGGCAGGCCTCAGTTTTGCGCTCAACTACTATTTTGGGGGAATGGATGTCCATGGCTATCATATGGTCAATATGGCCGTTCATTTTCTGAGTGCTTTTTTTGTGTTTCTCTTTACCCATCACGCCCTCAATCTTACGATATTAAATAATAAATATGGAAAAAACAGCTACTTCATCGCCCTTCTTTCCGCTGTGCTCTGGGCAATCAACCCGGTTCAGACCCAGGCGGTCACCTATGTGGTTCAACGCATGACGTCGATGGCCGGACTCTTCTACATGATGGCCATGTATTTTTATCTGAAAGGGAGGACGTCAACACCGGGATTTTCACGGAATACCCTTTATTTCTTATTCATTATTTGCGGCATACTGGCAATGGGGTCCAAAGAAAACGCAATAACACTTCCGTTCAGCATTCTTCTCTTCGACCTTTTTCTCATCCAGGGAATTTCAAAACCAAGTGTGAAGCGCTCCTTTTTTCTTTTTTTAATCATGGGAGCCGCCTGTCTCTTTTTAGGGATACTCCTCAAAGGCCCTGCCATACTCGATCTTCAAGACCTCATCTCCAGGTACCAAAACAGAGGATTCACTTTGGGTGAAAGGCTTCTAACAGAGCCCCGCGTGATCCTGTTTTACATATCCCTTCTCTTTCACCCCATGCCCAACCGCTTGTGCCTGGAACATGATATTATCGTTTCCACGGGTCTGCTGACCCCACCCTCAACCCTGATAGCCATTCTGGTTATCCTGGCGATTATCGCTGCAGCGCTGTCACAGGCAAAAAAACGGCCATTGATCTCTTTCTGCATTATCTTTTTTTTCCTGAACCACCTGATTGAAGGGTCCATTCTGCCCCTTGAGCTTATCTTTGAACACAGAAACTATCTTCCCTCCATGCTCTTCTTTGTTCCGATTTCCATTCTGTTATCAGGTGGAATAGCGTTCTTTTCCAGGAAGCGGGGGCTCCGGACAATCCTGGTCATATTTGTAATCCTCGTCCTCGTCGGCTGGGGTCACAGCACCTACGCCCGGAATGTGGTCTGGAAAAATGACGGAATCCTCTCTTTTGACTGTGTGGAAAAATACCCTGACCTTGCACGGCCCCACCACAATCTGGGCCGCTTTTATCTGAAAAATGAACAGTATGAAGCAGCCATAATGGAATTCCAGATCTCGCTTTCCAAAAAGGATATCAACAATTTGGCAGGCAAGAACTGGACCTATTATAATCTCGGATCCGTATACCAGACATTGGGAAACGATGACAAGGCCCTCTTTTACTATGAGCAGGCACAGAAATACCAGCCCTCTTTCGCGCCCACCCACATCAGAAAAGGGCAGGTGTTTCTAAAAAGGGGCCTTTATGACGAGGCGGCCGAGGAATTTCACAAGGCATTGAAAAGCAGAAAACATCTTCCATCGGCACTGACGAATCTGGGTCATCTCTTTCTTCAGACCGGACAGACCGCCAAGGCCGTGAATCACCTCAAACTGGCCCTCCAAAGCGCCCCTCAAGACCCCGTTATCATGAGGCGACTGGGACTTGCCTATATGTTGGATAACCAGCCGGCAAAGGCCTTTATCCTATTTAAGACCTCCCTAGAGATCACCCCCGACGACCCATTCACCCTGTTGGAGCTTGCAGCACTTTATGGAGACAGGGGAATGGAAACAAAGAAGCAGGAAGTCATGAATCGATTCTTTGCAGTCTTTGCTGAAAGCCCCCTGAACCTCAAGAGATTTATTGACGGCATGAGATTCCGGTCTGATCCGCAAAGAGCAGATCACTCGCATCAGCAGCATCTTCTCCGTTTTCTGGCAGGGGCATGTCAGGAGAGATCCCGGGAGTATGCAGCCATGGCTGAAGATTGTCTTCGACTGCCTTAG